A genomic segment from Cygnus atratus isolate AKBS03 ecotype Queensland, Australia chromosome Z, CAtr_DNAZoo_HiC_assembly, whole genome shotgun sequence encodes:
- the MAPK4 gene encoding mitogen-activated protein kinase 4: MAEKCDCIASMYGYDLGCRFVNFRPLGFGANGLVLSALDSKSCRKVAVKKITISDARSMKHAFREIKIIRRLEHDNIVKVYEVLGPKGTNLRGDFFKFNVVYIVQEYMETDLARLLEQGKLAEEHAKLFMYQLLRGLKYIHSANVLHRDLKPANIFISTEDLVLKIGDFGLARIVDQHYSHKGYLSEGLVTKWYRSPRLLLSPNNYTKAIDMWAAGCILAEMLTGRMLFAGGHELEQMQLILETIPVIHEEDKEELLKVMPSFINSTWEVRKPLRKLLPEVDSEAIDFLEKILTFNPMDRLTAEMGLQHPYMSPYSCPEDEPVSQHPFRIEDEIDDILLMEANQSQMSNWDRYHVSLSSDLDWRHDKYHDMDEVQRDPRAGSESIAEEAQVDPRKYSQSSSERFLELSHSSMDRVFDADCGKSCDYKVGSPSYLDKLLWRDNKPHHYSEPKLILDLSHWKRATIAPETELSLEEEPSNLFLEIAQWVKSTQVGLECPSTLPEIQERRLPSPPHHLHQETKEVNTETDPEFNLDVFISRALKLCTKPEDLPDNKLNDINGACISEHPSEIVQTEVYQKERW, translated from the exons ATGGCCGAGAAGTGCGACTGCATCGCCAGCATGTACGGCTACGACCTGGGCTGCCGCTTCGTTAACTTCCGTCCCTTGGGCTTTGGGGCCAACGGGCTGGTGCTGTCGGCCCTCGACAGCAAGAGCTGCCGCAAAGTGGCGGTGAAGAAGATCACCATCAGCGACGCGCGGAGCATGAAGCACGCCTTCCGGGAGATCAAGATCATCCGCAGGCTGGAGCACGACAACATCGTCAAGGTGTACGAGGTGCTGGGGCCGAAGGGGACCAACCTGCGCGGGGACTTCTTCAAGTTCAACGTGGTGTACATCGTCCAGGAGTACATGGAGACGGACCTGGCTcgcctgctggagcaggggaagctCGCCGAGGAGCACGCCAAGCTCTTCATGTACCAGCTGCTCCGGGGGCTCAAGTACATCCACTCGGCCAACGTGCTCCACCGAGACCTCAAGCCGGCCAATATTTTCATCAGCACGGAGGACCTGGTGTTGAAGATCGGCGATTTCGGGCTCGCCAGGATTGTGGATCAGCATTACTCCCATAAG GGTTACCTTTCGGAAGGCTTGGTAACCAAGTGGTACCGCTCCCCTCGCCTCCTCCTCTCGCCAAACAACTACACCAAAGCCATCGACATGTGGGCGGCCGGCTGCATCCTGGCGGAGATGCTGACGGGAAGGATGCTCTTCGCTG GTGGTCACGAGCTGGAGCAGATGCAGCTCATTCTGGAGACGATCCCCGTCATCCACGAGGAAGACAAAGAGGAGCTGCTCAAGGTGATGCCCAGCTTCATCAACAGCACCTGGGAAGTGAGGAAGCCGCTGCGCAAGCTGCTCCCCGAGGTGGACAGCGAAG CTATCGATTTCCTGGAGAAAATACTGACATTTAACCCCATGGATCGATTAACGGCTGAGATGGGGCTGCAGCATCCTTACATGAGCCCCTATTCCTGCCCTGAGGACGAACCGGTGTCTCAGCATCCGTTCCGGATTGAGGATGAGATTGATGATATTTTACTGATGGAAGCCAACCAGAGCCAGATGTCGAACTGGGACAG GTATCACGTCAGCCTCTCCTCTGATTTGGACTGGAGGCACGATAAATACCACGACATGGATGAGGTTCAGCGGGACCCACGGGCAGGGTCGGAATCCATCGCTGAGGAAGCCCAAGTCGATCCACGGAAATATTCACAGAGCAGCTCGGAGAGGTTCTTGGAGCTATCTCACTCCTCGATGGACCGCGTTTTTGACGCCGACTGCGGGAAATCCTGTGATTACAAAGTGGGGTCACCTTCTTACCTGGACAAATTGCTGTGGAGAGACAATAAGCCCCACCACTACTCGGAGCCCAAGCTGATTTTAGATTTATCCCACTGGAAAAGAGCAACCATAGCACCCGAAACTGAGCTGTCTCTGGAAGAAGAACCATCCAACCTCTTTCTGGAGATTGCTCAGTGGGTGAAGAGCACGCAGGTGGGTCTCGAGTGTCCCAGTACTCTTCCGGAGATTCAGGAGCGGAGGCTGCCGTCTCCGCCTCACCACCTCCACCAGGAAACCAAGGAGGTGAACACCGAAACAGACCCCGAGTTTAACTTGGACGTCTTCATCTCCAGGGCGCTGAAACTTTGCACAAAACCCGAGGATCTTCCAGACAACAAGCTCAATGACATCAACGGGGCCTGCATATCCGAGCACCCCAGCGAGATTGTACAAACAGAGGTGTACCAGAAAGAGCGATGGTGA